The DNA window TTTTACAAATTCCTATTCGTGAAATTTTAAAAATCTCAGTTATGAAAATGTTTAAACAAGCCATCGTACTGGCTGGCGTTTTAACGGCAGGCGTACTCAGCGCACAAAGTGCACAGATGAATAATATGATTAAGGTAGGCGCAAATGTTGGTTTAGCAGTTCCTTCAGATAACCTTTCCGCTGCTGTAGGAGTTGATGTATCTTACCAGAACCTTATCACGCCTGGCTTTGGGTTGGGGATTGCGACAGGATATACCCATTATTTCGCCAAAAATGATAACGGCTATGATAACAATGATGTAGGGGTAATTCCTGTAGGTGCATTGCTGAGAATTTATCCTAAACAGACAGGATTCTATTTCGGGACAGATTTAGGATACGGTATCCTGGTAGGAAATGACAGGGTAGCGTCAAACAGTACGGTAAGCAGGCCAAACGGAGGCTTTTACATTAAACCGGAAATCGGGTACCATAACAGAGACTGGAACTTCTTTGTACAGTATCAGAAAGTATTTGTAGGAAGTAAAGGTGATTTACCGGGACAGGACTACAACGTAGGGAATATCGGGGTAGGTTTTGCCTACAATATCGCATTAGGAAAGTAGTTAGATTTAATATAAAAAACTATCAGACAGGCCTTTTCATTATTTTGGAAAGGTTTTGTTTTGATCTCGGCGATTTACAAAAACAATTGTTATATTTGATAAAATTTGTGATTATGAACTTGAATCCGAAATTTCCGTTGTATTTACCGGGTGTAAAGGACAGCAGTAATAATAATATTTCCATTATCGGAGCAAACCTTCGTGAGGACATCAGTACCATAGGATATTTTCAGTCCGTTAATGAAGGAATTGAAATGAAAATGCATAGCAGCTATGCCACCAATGACTATGCTTCTTTTTCTGATATCCTGAGGAAATTCATTCAGGAAAATAACCTGACTGATATCAACCGTGTCGGAATATCGGTTCCCGGACCGGTTATCCACGGAAAGAGCAGCCCGGAACGTCTGGGATGGAATCTTGATGTAGAGGAAATCCGCAGGGATTTCGGATTTGAAAACATACAGCTTGTGAATGACCTTGAGTCATCGGCGTATGGTATGGCACTGCTCCGTGATGAAGACCTTGAAGCGGTGTACACCGGTGGTCATCTTGAAAAAGGAAACGTAGCTATCCTGGCCCCGGGAAACGGGTTGGGTGAAGCCGGATATTTCTTCGACGGTAAATACCTGCGTCCGTTTGCTACCGAAGGCGGGCACTCCGAATTTTCCCCAAGGACCAATGTAGAAGTGGAGTTTTACCAGTTCCTGAACAACATTTACGGGATTGTAAGCTGGGAAAATGTGCTTTCAAAAGACGGTCTGTTCAATATTTACCGATTCCTGAGAGATGTTAAAAGGCATCCGGAGCCGGAAGGACTGGGAGAACGCCTTTCCAACGGTAATTTTGTGCAGGAGCTGTACAAAGCTGCTGAGGAAGGAGTACTGATCTGCAAGATTGCCATTGATACCTTCCTTGAATTCCTGGCCCGTGAAGCCAATAA is part of the Chryseobacterium camelliae genome and encodes:
- a CDS encoding glucokinase encodes the protein MNLNPKFPLYLPGVKDSSNNNISIIGANLREDISTIGYFQSVNEGIEMKMHSSYATNDYASFSDILRKFIQENNLTDINRVGISVPGPVIHGKSSPERLGWNLDVEEIRRDFGFENIQLVNDLESSAYGMALLRDEDLEAVYTGGHLEKGNVAILAPGNGLGEAGYFFDGKYLRPFATEGGHSEFSPRTNVEVEFYQFLNNIYGIVSWENVLSKDGLFNIYRFLRDVKRHPEPEGLGERLSNGNFVQELYKAAEEGVLICKIAIDTFLEFLAREANNLTLKLKATGGLFISGDIPQMIRQYLDKDKFYEKFKISDKMEHMLKDIPIYLVKSDNTSLNGVVLYTAYYQD